One region of Timaviella obliquedivisa GSE-PSE-MK23-08B genomic DNA includes:
- a CDS encoding VOC family protein has translation MSTVKPIPDHYPTATPYLTVKDAVKAIEFYKQAFGATESMRLVTPSGTIGHAEIIIGTSPIMLSDEFPEMGMHSPQALGSSPVSIHLYVEDADATFNQAIAAGAKEMMAIENQFYGDRMGTIIDPFGHTWMIATHQEDVLPEELQQRFIALYGDGGSITSSQ, from the coding sequence ATGAGCACCGTAAAACCTATTCCAGATCACTACCCCACGGCAACGCCTTATTTAACGGTTAAGGATGCTGTCAAAGCGATCGAGTTTTATAAACAGGCATTTGGCGCAACAGAATCGATGCGGCTGGTAACTCCTTCGGGAACAATTGGACATGCTGAGATTATCATTGGGACATCTCCGATTATGCTTTCTGATGAGTTTCCAGAGATGGGAATGCACAGCCCACAAGCGTTAGGGAGTTCGCCCGTCAGTATTCATCTCTATGTTGAGGATGCTGATGCAACGTTCAATCAGGCGATCGCAGCAGGCGCAAAAGAAATGATGGCAATTGAAAATCAGTTCTATGGCGATCGCATGGGTACAATTATTGACCCTTTTGGACATACTTGGATGATTGCAACGCACCAAGAGGATGTGTTGCCAGAAGAATTACAACAGCGTTTTATCGCTCTGTATGGTGATGGCGGTTCTATTACATCGAGCCAGTAA
- a CDS encoding tRNA isopentenyl-2-thiomethyl-A-37 hydroxylase MiaE encodes MMTPTLPTIKFLKQPTSEAWIEQAIANLDIILLDHSHCERKAAGTAVNMMFRYLSSDKLVRALTAIAQEELEHFEQVNQWLDRRGIPLAPLNAPPYAAGLKAEMRKNEPHRKLDSLLVSSLIEARSHERLGLLGTHCPEPELAKFYRGLMASEARHYGVYWTLATYYYDREVVNQRLEELAIVESELLSTLFPEPRIHS; translated from the coding sequence ATGATGACTCCAACGCTTCCTACCATTAAGTTTCTCAAGCAGCCGACCTCGGAGGCTTGGATTGAACAAGCGATCGCCAACCTCGATATTATTTTGCTGGATCATTCCCACTGCGAACGCAAAGCCGCAGGAACGGCGGTGAACATGATGTTTCGCTATCTGTCTAGTGATAAGCTGGTACGAGCTTTGACGGCGATCGCCCAAGAAGAATTAGAGCATTTTGAGCAGGTTAATCAATGGCTTGATCGGCGCGGCATTCCTTTAGCACCCCTTAACGCACCGCCCTATGCTGCCGGACTGAAGGCAGAAATGCGTAAAAATGAGCCTCACCGCAAGCTCGATTCCCTTTTGGTTTCTAGCCTCATCGAAGCCCGCAGCCACGAGCGATTAGGCTTGTTAGGCACCCATTGCCCCGAACCCGAACTGGCTAAGTTTTACCGAGGCTTGATGGCATCCGAAGCCCGACACTACGGAGTTTATTGGACATTGGCAACCTATTACTATGATCGGGAAGTTGTTAATCAGCGGCTAGAAGAGTTGGCGATCGTGGAGAGTGAGCTACTTTCGACCCTGTTTCCAGAACCCAGAATTCATAGCTAA
- a CDS encoding DUF3370 domain-containing protein: MLTVLSLLSLAQIVAPVQANAAPLVAPALSPPAPSSRYPQGVAVPQRQAEVIRPQDVRALPGQLDSVPVFNSNSPEVVQSEGILLSTFPPEGMRHSSAHLNFPFEGRFDLFAHHIARGINPDDRRTLFMGVVVYNPGTEPVTIKILQGVSYLSQDAPFTDLPAYVANPAGAIFAGPGSRITTEVLREQRQSQWPEEITIPPKQAKLLMNLPIPLRQLTVPTDGTLPPGYLIPRPTTAVAPRPVRVASNSAMPLSRTNEPSLPAEPAFDNRPLAINGRSALMRLSSSGKVHVASLGMYAPRNESGTERVPSLAEWLNLLVSGGLSGPRDRRPTAPDARAYLRFFYGRVAGVSQGSQWTALATDSATVNHVTIPKPGQEFSYVISTVEHNTFGTKQIQSAPMLVRYPDTAYRANGNYGVLYNISLPLYNDTDTTQTVNIMLQTPLQDEQLEDGLRFRLPPIDQVSFRGTIRLSYTNDFGIPQSRYVHVVQQRGQEGEPLVRLRLPKGGQRRVDVQLIYPPDATPPQVLTVQTVGASGLIQANQPRNP, encoded by the coding sequence ATGTTAACGGTTCTGTCTCTCCTCTCATTAGCCCAAATAGTTGCTCCGGTTCAAGCTAATGCTGCTCCCCTAGTTGCACCTGCTTTGTCCCCGCCAGCGCCCTCTTCGAGATACCCGCAAGGGGTCGCTGTTCCTCAACGTCAAGCAGAAGTCATTCGTCCTCAAGATGTCAGAGCCTTGCCTGGACAGCTTGACAGCGTTCCAGTATTTAATAGCAATAGTCCAGAAGTGGTTCAGTCAGAAGGTATTCTGCTCTCTACGTTTCCTCCTGAGGGGATGCGTCACTCCTCTGCGCACTTAAACTTTCCCTTTGAAGGTCGCTTTGACCTGTTTGCCCATCACATCGCGCGGGGTATTAACCCTGATGATAGGCGCACACTGTTTATGGGTGTTGTAGTCTATAACCCCGGAACTGAGCCTGTCACCATTAAAATTTTGCAGGGGGTAAGCTACCTGAGCCAAGATGCGCCGTTTACTGACTTACCTGCCTATGTAGCTAATCCGGCTGGTGCAATTTTTGCAGGGCCCGGTAGTCGCATTACGACCGAGGTTTTGCGGGAGCAACGTCAATCTCAATGGCCTGAAGAAATTACTATTCCGCCTAAGCAGGCTAAGCTGTTGATGAATTTACCCATTCCTTTACGGCAGCTGACAGTGCCGACTGACGGAACGTTGCCGCCAGGGTACTTAATTCCTCGACCAACTACCGCTGTTGCGCCTCGACCGGTTCGTGTGGCTAGTAATTCTGCAATGCCATTAAGTCGGACAAATGAGCCTTCTTTGCCCGCTGAACCTGCTTTTGACAATCGCCCTCTCGCTATTAATGGGCGATCGGCTTTAATGCGGCTGTCGAGCAGTGGCAAGGTTCATGTGGCTAGTCTCGGTATGTATGCGCCTCGAAACGAAAGTGGGACTGAACGGGTTCCTAGCTTGGCAGAATGGCTCAATCTACTGGTGTCTGGTGGCTTGTCGGGTCCGCGCGATCGCCGTCCTACTGCACCCGATGCTCGCGCCTATTTGCGGTTTTTCTACGGGCGAGTGGCTGGAGTGTCTCAAGGTTCGCAATGGACGGCACTGGCAACCGACAGCGCTACTGTTAATCATGTAACTATTCCTAAACCGGGGCAAGAGTTTTCCTACGTCATTAGCACCGTCGAGCACAATACATTCGGCACTAAACAGATCCAAAGCGCCCCCATGTTAGTGCGCTACCCTGATACGGCTTATCGGGCGAACGGCAACTATGGCGTGCTTTACAATATCTCTTTGCCGCTGTACAACGATACAGACACCACGCAAACCGTTAATATTATGCTGCAAACTCCACTTCAGGATGAGCAGCTAGAAGACGGACTGCGGTTTCGATTGCCGCCCATCGATCAAGTCTCTTTTAGAGGCACCATCCGCCTCAGCTATACCAATGACTTTGGCATTCCCCAAAGCCGTTATGTTCATGTGGTTCAGCAGCGGGGGCAGGAAGGGGAACCATTAGTAAGATTAAGGTTACCTAAAGGTGGACAAAGGCGGGTTGATGTGCAGTTAATCTATCCGCCGGATGCGACTCCACCTCAGGTCTTAACCGTTCAAACGGTGGGTGCTTCTGGGCTAATTCAGGCGAATCAGCCCAGAAATCCGTAG
- a CDS encoding AAA family ATPase — protein sequence MAINLTKPPGEIITFYSYKGGTGRSMALANVACLLAKRSRKKVLMIDWDLEAPGLHWYFRDREKLQSVDARAYEQGLKEAPGLIDLFLSISEAMTQPRFNSEDEASVEAAVRKLSLQPYILKTPVSYVYLLKAGRFDEQYSQRINSFNWIEFYERSPSFFRFFSERLKQNYQYVLIDSRTGATDTSGICTALMPEKLVTVFTPNRQSLEGVLDLASNAAAYRKQSDDLRPLTIFPLPSRVEASETTLRQHWRFGTRQDSFLGYQLGFEQLFQRIYNLPQCNLSNYFDEVQIQHFPRYSYGEEIAVLKEKEGDRLSLSRSYESLTTQMLSFTPPWEYKPNRRDRTVLLPLPPLIEQRYQDLKATVAQLKESIDALQTDLEKIQALRLVSEDVNARGVRIISQLILKLNDSVVEIQTAVKNYRSQLEETVFNPEEVMREHENIGEQIIKISNFIKMIQHIQVDLPGFIQRSS from the coding sequence ATGGCTATAAATTTGACAAAGCCGCCCGGAGAAATCATTACTTTTTATTCCTATAAAGGCGGCACGGGGCGATCGATGGCGCTGGCAAATGTGGCGTGCCTATTGGCAAAGCGATCGCGCAAAAAAGTACTCATGATCGATTGGGATCTCGAAGCGCCTGGGCTGCACTGGTATTTCCGTGACCGGGAAAAACTGCAATCCGTTGATGCTAGAGCGTACGAACAAGGATTGAAGGAAGCACCCGGATTAATTGACTTATTTTTGTCGATTTCTGAGGCAATGACTCAACCCCGATTTAACTCTGAGGATGAGGCATCCGTGGAAGCTGCGGTTCGCAAATTGAGTTTGCAGCCTTACATTCTTAAAACCCCTGTTTCCTACGTTTATCTACTTAAGGCAGGACGGTTTGATGAACAGTACTCACAACGGATCAATTCCTTCAATTGGATTGAGTTTTACGAGCGATCGCCCTCCTTCTTTCGCTTCTTTTCTGAACGTCTTAAACAAAACTACCAGTACGTGTTGATCGACTCTCGTACAGGTGCCACCGATACCAGCGGCATTTGTACGGCTCTCATGCCGGAAAAGCTGGTCACGGTTTTTACCCCTAATCGCCAAAGCCTAGAAGGCGTTTTAGACCTAGCAAGCAACGCTGCTGCCTATCGCAAACAATCCGATGACCTACGTCCTCTAACCATTTTTCCTTTGCCCTCACGGGTAGAAGCCTCTGAAACAACTTTGCGGCAGCACTGGCGATTTGGCACTCGGCAAGACAGCTTTTTAGGCTATCAACTTGGATTTGAACAGCTTTTTCAAAGAATTTATAACTTGCCCCAGTGCAACCTCAGCAATTATTTTGACGAAGTTCAGATTCAGCATTTCCCCCGATATTCCTACGGTGAAGAAATTGCAGTACTTAAAGAAAAAGAGGGCGATCGCCTTTCTCTTTCTCGTAGCTACGAAAGCCTGACCACTCAAATGCTCAGCTTCACGCCACCCTGGGAATACAAGCCAAACCGTCGCGATCGAACTGTTCTCCTACCGCTTCCACCGCTTATTGAGCAGCGCTATCAAGATCTAAAAGCTACAGTGGCTCAACTCAAGGAATCTATTGATGCATTGCAAACAGACTTAGAAAAAATCCAAGCATTGCGCCTTGTGTCAGAAGACGTAAATGCTAGAGGGGTGAGAATTATCAGCCAGTTAATTTTGAAACTGAACGATAGTGTGGTCGAGATTCAAACAGCAGTCAAAAACTACCGTTCTCAATTAGAAGAAACCGTTTTTAATCCTGAAGAAGTTATGCGAGAGCATGAAAACATTGGTGAGCAAATTATTAAAATCAGCAATTTCATCAAAATGATTCAACACATTCAAGTTGATCTTCCAGGATTTATACAGCGCAGTTCTTAA
- a CDS encoding glutathione S-transferase N-terminal domain-containing protein codes for MIDFYTFTTPNGRKVSIMLEEVGLSYTPHVIDIRKGDQFTPEFVAINPNSKIPAIVDQESGLSIFESGAILIYLAEKTERFLPTETKARFQVLEWLMLQMGSIGPMFGQLNHFRKFAPESIPYAINRYETETLRLYSVLDQQLATNEFICGEYSIADMAIYPWVAIYEFQELTLENHPNLKRWVEAVAQRPAVQRGMAVPEIS; via the coding sequence ATGATTGATTTCTACACGTTTACCACTCCTAACGGACGCAAAGTTTCTATCATGCTGGAAGAAGTGGGGTTGTCTTACACTCCACACGTGATTGATATTCGCAAAGGAGATCAGTTTACGCCAGAATTTGTGGCAATTAATCCCAATAGCAAAATTCCGGCGATCGTGGATCAAGAGAGCGGTTTGTCGATTTTTGAGTCGGGGGCAATTTTAATTTACTTGGCGGAGAAGACTGAAAGATTTTTGCCAACTGAGACGAAGGCTCGGTTTCAAGTACTGGAATGGTTGATGTTGCAAATGGGTAGCATTGGTCCGATGTTTGGGCAACTCAATCATTTTCGTAAGTTTGCGCCCGAATCCATTCCTTATGCAATCAACCGTTATGAAACTGAGACGTTGAGGCTGTACAGCGTTTTAGATCAGCAGCTTGCCACAAATGAATTTATCTGTGGAGAATATTCGATCGCTGATATGGCGATTTATCCCTGGGTAGCGATCTATGAATTCCAAGAGTTGACCCTTGAGAATCATCCTAATCTAAAGCGCTGGGTGGAGGCGGTCGCCCAACGTCCAGCCGTTCAGCGGGGTATGGCAGTTCCCGAAATTTCTTAA